A genomic stretch from Chloroflexota bacterium includes:
- the coaD gene encoding pantetheine-phosphate adenylyltransferase — protein MTIAVYPATFDPIHNGHIDIAVRAARIFDVVIAAAYARPSKNVMFSVAERLELLRQAFKGMRNIQVASYDTLTVDFARDRNATVIIRGLRDVSDFELEFKQALMYRHLMPDVDVVNFITNSDYGYVSSSLLKEVAMLGGNIDQLVPPHVAIAMRDKLRAMDVEARAQVKMVALSND, from the coding sequence ATGACCATTGCCGTCTACCCGGCCACTTTTGACCCCATCCACAACGGCCATATCGATATTGCCGTCCGCGCGGCGCGCATCTTCGACGTCGTGATCGCGGCCGCGTACGCGCGGCCGTCGAAAAACGTCATGTTCTCGGTCGCGGAACGTCTCGAACTGCTGCGGCAGGCGTTCAAGGGCATGCGCAACATCCAGGTTGCGTCGTATGACACACTGACGGTGGATTTTGCGCGCGACCGCAACGCCACCGTCATCATCCGCGGCCTGCGCGACGTGTCGGACTTTGAACTGGAGTTCAAGCAGGCACTGATGTACCGGCACCTGATGCCCGACGTGGATGTCGTCAACTTCATCACCAACAGCGACTACGGCTACGTGAGTTCCAGCCTGCTCAAAGAAGTCGCGATGCTCGGCGGCAATATCGACCAGTTGGTGCCGCCGCATGTGGCGATCGCCATGCGGGACAAACTGCGCGCCATGGACGTCGAGGCGCGCGCGCAAGTCAAAATGGTCGCACTCTCAAACGACTGA